One Sphingomonas sp. SUN039 genomic window carries:
- a CDS encoding Dyp-type peroxidase domain-containing protein — translation MWKLKYPDAIIAAQQADRNRPPAPLELFDFQSMAVRSRIAQRLWRVAFRRVMPAIFALLRTFWPNPRIGRLIIVTREADVREVLRDNIHFPNCYALEMTELGGDQNSVLGMEGAEHEALRAALHGQFKPDDIADIARWTEHHATALLDASDGRIDVMRDLITRCSTEVCCTYLGVTAGDPDTFAEWTMAVSALLFGDPFGDPNTRRQALIAAAHLRAAFDDAIARVEANNVQHPNSSRERATLVDRFITDAHMKPKLARASLIGLTTALIPTVTLACGNILEELIDNPRLMAAAIKAARANDREALKLALLKAARRNPALSPGQWRSVGQDATIAAGSWRARKVRKSDIVLVAVMSALRDGRVPMETDEDIARAAWLMFGDGPHVCLGAEIAMTQMVEIFAVLLRRDGLGTAPDRDGEMMRTGPFPTRLDMVFDDPGTGQSMIIITSPVRDGTALDALIRQLEALGNPAHPQAAETLKATGLVHFASLSAIEAGPDDDTPILLFEINADGGQDRAIGAVAEHAFEWLAPVYAHCNPDGSQPADAAALAGRLRAEARNLHCYPWGSTGLHFNGTEEFSVADVARQEQLADFSRDAIAHFFAGNLGHFTPHLTRSTRAMDALTHVRRFVKQDSFYGLRRGRWRQLFERATPLRYAISRPGRKRLKIADWVAPESIWSPLWPLLWSAAFRPFLVGFIALYAGTVASFIWVHWEMTPPTFLGWLWTVTGALVGSLATIVLATTALVAALIFLLRCHEKHDPVDERAPELGNIRKIAAREDAPGYEQNHIIAVMPFKPGLFRRFVFAFALWGIKQSIAFWFRPGFVVTMGTIHKAKWLRVPETNQFVFLSNYDGTWESYLEDFITRAHQGQSAAWGNGVGFPRTRYLINEGAADGDRFKRWVRRQQRPTAFWYSRFPHLTTKQIRNNALIEDGLARAANDTDAQRWLTCFGSAQREDGELESHETQSIVFTGFGKLEYSTSLLVRLPADSGKRQAWLEALSGIVFTTPDAFVGLPKRWEYDQGAENRRPESRTTKAAQSGTEVQYRLPAEARIAFGDRPVERGGAVLGLTAAGLRRCGIDPRTGFDAFPAAFAMGMAARTRVLGDGGSAAWLWNDGEQDERAVDAVITIYGSEIDVPGASPAPPADAHRQLVDSHRLMLEIFGGHIIHAVPCTPVSTPEHPAEERREHFGFRDGISQPVIRGSLRSAVRPAPRDLIAPGEFLLGYRNDQGYFPPPIVVGAEQDVRNDLPTVSAVESNRFPRYGANSSAAEARDLGRNGSFMVLRQLDQNVRGFRQSLDDHAHDLAKRYPELAGVTGANIDGDWVGAKLVGRWPNGAPLVGNPTGPCHVAANEAPDNDFTYGVDDPRGLQCPLGAHIRRANPRDSLEPGDASEQQITNRHRLLRRGRSYAYRPDAGEEKKGLLFMALCADIERQFEFVQHTWLNATSFHGLKDEPDPLLGNPRGSKGKLTVPVAPGPIQIDGIASYVSLRAGGYFFLPSRAAIQFLISLAARR, via the coding sequence ATGTGGAAACTGAAATATCCCGATGCGATCATCGCCGCCCAGCAGGCAGACCGGAACCGGCCGCCCGCACCGCTTGAGCTGTTCGATTTCCAGAGCATGGCAGTCCGCAGCCGGATCGCACAACGCCTGTGGCGTGTCGCCTTTCGACGCGTGATGCCCGCCATTTTCGCCCTGCTGCGAACATTCTGGCCCAATCCCCGCATCGGCAGACTCATCATCGTCACCCGCGAGGCGGATGTCCGTGAAGTCTTGCGCGACAACATCCATTTCCCGAATTGCTACGCGCTGGAAATGACCGAGCTAGGCGGCGACCAGAATTCGGTGCTCGGCATGGAGGGTGCCGAGCATGAGGCGCTCCGGGCGGCTCTCCACGGCCAGTTCAAACCCGATGACATTGCCGATATCGCGCGATGGACCGAACATCATGCCACCGCGTTGCTCGATGCCAGCGACGGCCGGATCGACGTGATGCGCGACCTGATCACGCGTTGTTCAACCGAAGTGTGCTGCACCTATCTGGGCGTGACGGCGGGCGATCCCGACACCTTCGCCGAATGGACGATGGCCGTGTCGGCACTGTTGTTCGGCGACCCGTTCGGCGACCCTAATACGCGCCGACAGGCGCTGATCGCCGCCGCGCACCTGCGCGCCGCCTTCGACGATGCCATCGCGCGCGTCGAGGCCAACAATGTACAGCACCCGAACAGTTCCCGCGAGCGGGCGACCCTTGTCGACCGGTTCATCACCGATGCCCATATGAAACCGAAGCTGGCGCGGGCTTCGTTGATCGGCCTGACGACGGCGTTGATCCCGACGGTCACGCTCGCCTGCGGCAATATTCTCGAGGAACTGATCGACAATCCCCGCCTGATGGCCGCTGCGATAAAGGCGGCGCGGGCGAACGACCGGGAAGCACTCAAACTCGCTTTGCTCAAGGCCGCCCGCCGCAATCCCGCACTCTCGCCGGGGCAGTGGCGCAGCGTCGGCCAGGACGCCACAATAGCCGCAGGCAGCTGGCGCGCCCGTAAGGTACGCAAGAGCGATATCGTTCTGGTCGCGGTCATGTCGGCGTTGCGCGACGGCCGCGTTCCCATGGAAACCGACGAGGACATTGCCCGTGCCGCCTGGTTGATGTTCGGCGACGGGCCGCATGTCTGCCTCGGCGCAGAGATTGCGATGACCCAAATGGTCGAAATCTTCGCGGTGCTGCTCCGGCGGGACGGGCTCGGAACCGCGCCGGACCGAGACGGGGAAATGATGCGGACCGGCCCTTTCCCGACCCGGCTCGACATGGTGTTCGACGACCCGGGTACCGGTCAGTCGATGATCATCATTACGTCGCCGGTACGTGATGGTACCGCACTCGATGCCCTCATCCGCCAGCTCGAAGCTCTGGGCAATCCGGCGCACCCGCAAGCAGCCGAAACGCTGAAGGCGACCGGGCTCGTCCATTTTGCGTCGCTGTCGGCGATCGAGGCGGGCCCCGACGACGACACGCCGATCCTGTTGTTCGAAATCAATGCCGATGGCGGACAGGACCGGGCGATCGGGGCGGTGGCCGAACACGCCTTTGAATGGCTCGCGCCGGTTTATGCCCATTGTAACCCGGACGGAAGCCAGCCTGCCGATGCCGCCGCGCTGGCGGGGCGGCTGCGCGCGGAGGCGCGCAATCTGCACTGCTACCCCTGGGGTTCGACCGGCCTGCACTTCAACGGCACCGAAGAATTCTCGGTCGCCGATGTCGCGCGGCAGGAGCAGCTGGCAGATTTTTCGCGCGACGCCATTGCGCATTTCTTTGCTGGCAATCTGGGGCATTTCACCCCGCACCTCACCAGATCGACCCGCGCAATGGATGCGCTGACCCATGTCCGGCGGTTCGTGAAACAAGACAGCTTCTACGGGCTGCGGCGCGGCCGTTGGCGACAGCTTTTCGAACGCGCAACGCCGCTGCGCTACGCGATCAGCCGGCCCGGCCGCAAACGTCTGAAGATCGCCGACTGGGTGGCGCCGGAATCGATCTGGTCACCGCTGTGGCCGTTACTGTGGTCGGCGGCGTTCCGGCCCTTCCTCGTCGGATTTATTGCGCTCTATGCGGGCACGGTCGCCTCGTTCATCTGGGTGCATTGGGAGATGACCCCGCCGACCTTCCTCGGCTGGCTTTGGACCGTGACCGGGGCGCTGGTCGGCAGCCTGGCGACGATCGTGCTGGCCACGACCGCGCTGGTCGCCGCGCTGATCTTCCTGCTGCGCTGCCACGAGAAACACGATCCGGTCGACGAGCGCGCACCCGAGCTTGGCAATATCCGGAAAATCGCTGCCCGCGAGGACGCGCCGGGTTACGAACAGAACCACATCATCGCGGTCATGCCCTTCAAGCCCGGGCTGTTCCGCCGCTTTGTTTTTGCCTTTGCACTGTGGGGCATCAAACAGAGCATCGCGTTCTGGTTCAGGCCGGGGTTCGTGGTCACCATGGGCACCATCCACAAGGCCAAATGGCTGCGGGTGCCCGAAACCAACCAGTTTGTCTTCCTGTCGAACTACGATGGCACATGGGAGAGCTATCTGGAGGATTTCATCACGCGCGCCCACCAGGGCCAGTCGGCGGCGTGGGGCAATGGCGTCGGCTTTCCGCGCACCCGCTACCTGATCAATGAAGGCGCTGCCGACGGCGACCGGTTCAAACGCTGGGTCCGCCGCCAGCAGCGGCCGACAGCGTTCTGGTATAGTCGCTTTCCGCACCTCACCACGAAACAGATCCGCAATAATGCGCTGATCGAGGACGGCCTGGCGCGGGCGGCGAACGACACCGACGCGCAGCGCTGGCTGACCTGTTTCGGCTCGGCGCAGCGCGAGGACGGCGAACTCGAATCGCACGAAACGCAATCGATCGTCTTCACCGGATTCGGCAAGCTGGAATATTCGACCAGCCTGCTGGTCCGGTTGCCGGCCGATTCCGGCAAACGGCAAGCATGGCTCGAGGCACTCAGCGGAATCGTCTTTACGACTCCCGACGCTTTTGTCGGCCTGCCCAAGCGCTGGGAATACGACCAGGGTGCTGAAAACCGTCGTCCCGAAAGCCGGACGACCAAGGCCGCGCAGTCAGGCACGGAGGTCCAGTACCGCCTCCCTGCCGAAGCCCGGATTGCGTTCGGCGACCGCCCGGTCGAACGTGGCGGCGCCGTCCTCGGCTTGACCGCTGCCGGACTGCGCCGGTGCGGGATCGATCCGCGCACCGGATTCGACGCCTTTCCCGCAGCTTTCGCCATGGGCATGGCAGCGCGGACACGGGTTTTGGGCGATGGCGGGAGCGCGGCCTGGCTATGGAACGATGGCGAACAGGACGAACGCGCCGTCGATGCCGTCATCACCATCTATGGGAGCGAAATCGACGTTCCGGGGGCGTCGCCGGCGCCTCCTGCCGACGCACACCGGCAACTCGTCGATAGCCACCGGCTTATGCTCGAAATTTTCGGCGGACACATCATTCATGCTGTCCCCTGCACGCCGGTATCCACGCCGGAACATCCAGCAGAGGAGCGGCGCGAACATTTCGGGTTCCGCGACGGCATTTCGCAACCCGTCATCCGGGGCAGCCTACGGTCTGCTGTCCGGCCTGCGCCTCGCGACCTGATCGCGCCCGGGGAGTTCCTGCTGGGCTATCGCAACGACCAGGGCTATTTTCCGCCGCCAATCGTGGTCGGTGCCGAACAGGATGTCCGCAACGACCTGCCGACGGTCAGTGCGGTCGAATCGAACCGGTTCCCGCGCTACGGCGCGAATTCGAGCGCGGCGGAGGCGCGCGATCTGGGCCGCAATGGCAGCTTCATGGTGCTGCGCCAGCTCGATCAGAATGTGCGCGGTTTTCGCCAGTCGTTGGACGATCATGCCCACGACCTTGCCAAGCGATATCCGGAACTTGCCGGGGTTACCGGTGCCAACATCGACGGCGACTGGGTCGGGGCAAAGCTCGTCGGACGCTGGCCGAACGGCGCGCCGCTGGTCGGCAACCCGACCGGCCCGTGCCACGTCGCCGCGAACGAGGCCCCGGATAATGATTTTACCTATGGGGTGGACGATCCGCGCGGGCTGCAATGTCCGCTGGGGGCACACATCCGCCGTGCCAATCCGCGCGACAGCCTGGAACCCGGCGACGCCAGCGAGCAACAGATCACCAATCGCCACCGATTGCTCAGGCGCGGGCGCAGCTATGCCTATCGCCCGGATGCAGGCGAAGAGAAGAAGGGGCTATTGTTCATGGCGCTGTGTGCCGACATCGAGCGGCAGTTCGAATTCGTGCAGCACACCTGGCTGAATGCGACCTCGTTCCACGGGTTGAAGGACGAACCGGACCCGCTGCTGGGCAACCCGCGCGGGTCGAAAGGAAAACTAACCGTCCCCGTAGCGCCGGGACCGATCCAGATCGACGGGATCGCGTCCTATGTCTCGCTTCGTGCCGGTGGCTATTTCTTTCTGCCCAGCCGGGCCGCAATCCAGTTCCTGATCTCGCTCGCTGCGCGGAGATAG
- a CDS encoding peroxidase — protein sequence MALTDTDLSVPIDWRDARFAPMLAELQGHILKHHGRDHSIHLLLRFDGTAEQTKPALARIGENVLSALAQLRQVAARKSGGAQDGGTVIFLYLSASGYAKLGLTPPDDPAFRDGMRHRGDLADPDVSAWEPHHAEAIDALTIIADVNDTEAAAAETGFLPILDAGGIAIVGRDVGRALRGPGGKGHEHFGYVDGISQPLMLADDVADEAAQMGIDRWNPAFGPGDIALVRDPHGVSPDSFGSYLVYRKLEQDVRGFKIAERALATAAHIVDRERAGAMVVGRFENGTPVALSGSDMPANATNNFNYAEPATGNDPDGLKCPFQAHIRKTNPRGDTGDGDSERQHLMPRRGIPFGERSDVWTNDIDATKPDHGVGLIFMAFNQDIGRQFEFTQSLWANNPGFVFGRDPGLDPVIGQGDRDLQLWRERWGDATAPTWPFQFEQFVHMRGGEYYFAPSIGFLKSLA from the coding sequence ATGGCATTAACCGATACCGATCTGAGCGTGCCGATCGACTGGCGAGATGCCCGGTTTGCGCCGATGCTTGCCGAACTCCAGGGCCATATTCTGAAGCATCACGGCCGCGACCACAGCATCCATCTGCTGCTCCGGTTCGACGGCACTGCCGAGCAGACCAAGCCCGCGCTCGCCCGGATCGGCGAGAATGTGCTGTCGGCGCTCGCTCAGCTCCGGCAGGTAGCAGCCAGAAAGTCGGGCGGCGCGCAGGACGGCGGTACCGTCATCTTCCTGTATCTGTCGGCTTCGGGGTACGCGAAGCTCGGGTTGACTCCACCGGACGATCCCGCGTTTCGCGATGGCATGCGGCACCGCGGCGATCTCGCCGACCCGGATGTATCGGCCTGGGAGCCGCATCACGCCGAAGCAATCGATGCGCTGACGATCATCGCCGATGTCAACGATACCGAAGCGGCTGCCGCCGAAACCGGCTTTCTGCCGATCCTCGACGCTGGCGGAATCGCGATCGTCGGTCGCGACGTCGGGCGCGCGCTGAGAGGACCCGGCGGCAAGGGCCACGAGCATTTCGGTTATGTCGATGGCATCAGCCAGCCGCTGATGCTGGCCGACGATGTCGCCGACGAGGCCGCACAAATGGGGATCGACCGCTGGAACCCTGCGTTCGGCCCCGGCGACATCGCCTTGGTCCGCGATCCCCATGGTGTCTCGCCCGACAGCTTCGGCAGCTATCTGGTCTATCGCAAGCTCGAGCAGGATGTGCGCGGGTTCAAGATTGCCGAAAGGGCGCTCGCCACTGCCGCACACATTGTCGATCGCGAACGCGCCGGCGCGATGGTCGTCGGGCGGTTCGAGAACGGAACGCCCGTCGCGCTGTCCGGCAGCGACATGCCCGCCAACGCAACCAACAATTTCAACTATGCAGAACCCGCGACGGGCAACGATCCGGACGGTCTCAAATGCCCGTTCCAGGCGCATATCCGCAAAACCAACCCGCGTGGAGATACCGGCGACGGCGACAGCGAGCGCCAGCATCTGATGCCGCGCCGGGGCATTCCGTTCGGCGAACGGTCCGACGTCTGGACCAACGACATCGACGCAACCAAGCCGGATCACGGCGTCGGCCTGATCTTCATGGCGTTCAACCAGGATATCGGCCGCCAGTTCGAGTTCACCCAGTCGCTTTGGGCCAATAATCCCGGCTTTGTCTTCGGACGCGATCCCGGCCTAGATCCCGTGATCGGCCAGGGCGACCGCGACCTGCAGCTGTGGCGCGAACGATGGGGCGACGCGACCGCGCCGACCTGGCCGTTCCAGTTCGAACAGTTCGTCCACATGCGCGGCGGCGAATATTATTTCGCGCCGTCGATCGGCTTTCTGAAGTCGCTGGCATGA
- a CDS encoding serine protease — translation MKTPPPADTLSETEFAQLKDYFRRSTLTPVRTFGEDAQSKLDMGKVIGGLQSLGPLKVLLPDDRLMQGAFEVGVYPWVRICRLEIRYADRNNKPISEPVIGTGWFAGPKTIITAGHNLYEVGWERRDRADGPAMGIMADIWIGYRQGNALGHVQSADFHVHDEWRSFIDTNPVESVKRSQLDLGCIQLSGAVFDFPRYFDLNAATNAELSGQAATISGYPTDIDGGEVQHRATAQIGEVSPTFFYHGIDTGRGQSGAPVWLGGTDVAQPSIVGIHTGGDDDERHNWALRMTPGVKAKIQQWVAENP, via the coding sequence ATGAAAACGCCCCCGCCCGCCGACACGCTGAGCGAAACAGAATTCGCGCAGCTGAAAGACTATTTCCGCCGCTCGACCCTGACGCCGGTGCGGACTTTCGGCGAGGACGCCCAGAGCAAGCTGGATATGGGCAAGGTGATTGGGGGTCTGCAATCGCTGGGTCCATTAAAGGTACTGCTACCCGACGACCGTCTGATGCAAGGCGCGTTCGAGGTCGGTGTCTACCCGTGGGTGCGCATTTGCCGACTGGAGATCCGTTACGCCGATCGCAACAACAAGCCCATCAGCGAACCGGTGATCGGCACAGGTTGGTTTGCCGGTCCGAAGACGATTATCACGGCCGGCCATAACCTGTACGAAGTCGGTTGGGAGCGGCGGGACAGAGCCGACGGCCCCGCTATGGGCATCATGGCGGACATCTGGATAGGGTATCGTCAGGGCAATGCGCTTGGTCATGTCCAATCTGCCGATTTCCATGTTCACGATGAATGGCGAAGCTTCATCGACACAAACCCGGTGGAGAGCGTCAAGAGATCGCAGCTCGATTTGGGATGCATCCAGCTTTCCGGGGCCGTTTTCGATTTTCCCCGCTATTTCGACCTAAACGCCGCGACGAACGCCGAGCTTTCGGGGCAGGCGGCAACCATTTCTGGCTATCCGACGGACATCGACGGCGGGGAGGTCCAGCACCGCGCTACCGCACAGATCGGCGAGGTCTCGCCGACCTTTTTCTACCATGGAATCGATACCGGCCGGGGACAGAGCGGAGCGCCCGTCTGGCTCGGCGGAACGGATGTCGCCCAACCGTCGATCGTCGGCATTCACACCGGCGGGGACGACGACGAGCGACATAACTGGGCGCTCAGGATGACGCCCGGCGTAAAGGCGAAGATCCAGCAATGGGTCGCGGAAAACCCGTGA
- a CDS encoding glycoside hydrolase family 3 protein, with amino-acid sequence MTNTAFLRSAALAALVFPAMAQAQSEPSPASDMAKAEARAAATVAQMTADEKTVLTYGYMALPLGPGAKLPADSVLGAGYVAGIARLKIPALKETDASLGVSWVMGLRGDGGATALPSGVAMASTWNPDLLRRGGATIAGEARAKGFNVLLAGGANLMRDPRNGRTFEYLSEDPLLTGTLVGASIAGIQSANIISTIKHFALNGQETGRKFVDVKISESAARESDLLAFQIGIERGQPGSVMCAYNRVHGKQACDSDWLMNKVLKQDWRYKGFVMSDWGAVPGLGAALNGLDQQSGAQLDPKVFFAAPLAEAAKTDPAYARRRDDMNRRILTAIYANGLDTHPVAKGGSIDLAANAGVAEEVARQGIVLLRNRGDVLPLAAGAKRIAVIGGYADTGVLSGAGSAQVQGAGGPAAVVPMGGDGPFAQFVNQQYHRSAPLKAIKARAKDAAISFNDGRYVSAAVADAKKADVAIVFATQWATEGIDQPDLSLPNGQDALIAAVAAANPRTIVVLETGGPVLMPWLDRTAAVVEAWYPGARGGEAITAVLFGDANPSGRLPITFPASLDHLPRPQLDGLGTIETDFSGAGKPGDAISADYDIEGSDVGYRWNARKGHKALFPFGHGLSYTTFAASGLKVSGLSASFTIANTGRRDGATVAQLYLVSRGGEAKQRLAGYRRVSLAAGTSQSVTLAIDPRLLADWKDGGWTLSGDDYGFALGDSAEALGPVVKIRIGARRWRD; translated from the coding sequence ATGACGAACACGGCATTCCTGCGGTCAGCCGCCCTTGCGGCACTGGTTTTCCCTGCGATGGCGCAGGCACAGTCCGAGCCTTCGCCGGCGTCCGATATGGCCAAGGCAGAGGCGCGCGCGGCAGCAACGGTCGCGCAGATGACAGCGGACGAAAAGACGGTCCTGACCTATGGCTATATGGCTTTGCCGCTTGGCCCGGGGGCAAAACTGCCCGCCGATTCGGTGCTGGGCGCAGGCTATGTTGCGGGGATCGCCCGGCTGAAAATTCCGGCGCTCAAGGAAACCGATGCGAGTCTGGGCGTCTCGTGGGTGATGGGGTTGCGCGGCGACGGCGGCGCGACGGCGCTCCCGTCGGGCGTGGCGATGGCCTCGACATGGAATCCCGACTTGCTGCGGCGCGGCGGCGCGACGATTGCGGGTGAGGCACGGGCCAAGGGGTTCAATGTGCTGCTCGCCGGTGGAGCCAATCTGATGCGCGACCCGCGCAACGGGCGCACTTTCGAATATCTGAGCGAAGACCCGCTGCTGACCGGTACTTTGGTCGGCGCATCGATTGCCGGTATCCAGTCGGCCAACATCATTTCGACGATCAAGCATTTCGCGCTCAACGGGCAGGAAACGGGGCGCAAATTCGTCGATGTGAAAATATCCGAAAGCGCGGCGCGCGAGAGCGACTTGCTGGCGTTCCAGATCGGCATCGAGCGCGGTCAGCCGGGATCGGTGATGTGCGCGTATAACCGCGTCCACGGCAAGCAGGCGTGCGACAGCGACTGGCTGATGAACAAGGTGCTAAAGCAGGACTGGCGCTACAAGGGGTTCGTCATGTCCGATTGGGGCGCGGTGCCCGGGCTGGGGGCTGCCCTCAACGGGCTCGACCAGCAATCGGGCGCGCAGCTCGACCCGAAGGTCTTCTTTGCCGCGCCGCTGGCCGAAGCGGCAAAGACCGACCCTGCCTATGCGCGGCGGCGCGACGACATGAATCGGCGCATTCTGACCGCGATCTACGCCAACGGTCTCGACACACATCCGGTGGCCAAGGGGGGCAGCATCGATCTTGCTGCCAATGCCGGGGTCGCCGAGGAAGTCGCGCGGCAGGGGATCGTGCTGTTGCGGAACCGCGGCGATGTGTTGCCGCTCGCCGCCGGCGCGAAACGCATCGCGGTCATTGGCGGCTATGCCGATACCGGTGTGCTGTCGGGCGCAGGGTCGGCGCAGGTGCAGGGCGCAGGCGGGCCTGCGGCTGTCGTGCCGATGGGCGGCGACGGACCGTTCGCCCAGTTCGTCAATCAGCAATACCACCGCAGTGCGCCGCTCAAGGCCATCAAGGCGCGGGCGAAGGACGCGGCGATCAGCTTCAACGACGGACGCTATGTCTCGGCGGCCGTTGCCGACGCGAAAAAGGCCGATGTCGCCATCGTCTTTGCCACCCAATGGGCGACCGAGGGCATCGACCAGCCCGATCTGTCGCTGCCGAACGGACAGGATGCCCTGATCGCGGCAGTCGCCGCCGCCAATCCCCGCACGATCGTCGTGCTCGAGACTGGCGGGCCGGTGCTGATGCCGTGGCTCGACCGGACCGCCGCAGTGGTCGAGGCCTGGTATCCCGGCGCACGCGGGGGCGAGGCGATCACGGCCGTGTTGTTCGGCGACGCAAACCCGAGCGGCCGTTTGCCGATCACTTTTCCCGCCAGCCTCGACCATCTGCCGCGTCCGCAACTCGACGGACTCGGCACGATCGAAACCGATTTCAGTGGGGCCGGAAAGCCCGGCGATGCAATCAGCGCCGATTACGACATCGAAGGCTCGGACGTCGGCTACCGCTGGAACGCGCGCAAGGGGCACAAGGCCTTGTTCCCGTTCGGGCACGGCCTCAGCTATACGACCTTTGCAGCGTCGGGCCTGAAAGTTTCGGGGCTGAGCGCCAGCTTTACTATTGCCAACACCGGCAGGCGCGACGGCGCGACCGTGGCGCAACTCTATCTGGTGTCGCGGGGCGGCGAAGCGAAGCAGCGGCTGGCGGGGTATCGCCGCGTGTCGCTGGCGGCGGGGACGTCGCAATCGGTGACGCTGGCGATCGACCCGCGCCTGCTGGCCGACTGGAAAGACGGCGGGTGGACCCTATCGGGGGACGACTACGGGTTTGCGCTCGGCGACAGTGCCGAAGCGCTGGGTCCGGTGGTCAAGATCCGGATCGGCGCGCGACGCTGGCGGGATTAG
- a CDS encoding sulfotransferase — translation MTQNPVSTASLQAHADALLGAGDVGGAIMAYRALLDRVPARADAWYNLGYLQRVQRDFAGALDSYSRALACGVSGPEAVHVNRAAILAEHFHDPDAAEVELGKAIAANPAFVPAWLNLGLSGEDRGDAAAARLAYAEAARIDPACGRAHARLAALDVIAGDAASAATRLDALLTRPLPPAEAAEIGFALGHARDATGDYDAAFAAFVRANRTAQALVPPPLRYDRVAHDRLIDDLIRAFPHGHRHAAPLGGDPPLFVCGMFRSGSTLCERLLARHSRVTAGGELETIPALVAARLQPYPAAVAALPDAMLDELRSDVLRDVQARFPAADVLTDKLCANFLHIGLIKTLFPDAKIIHTRRHALDNILSVFFLYFDDSISYGFALDDAVHYYRGYRRLMDHWRMLYADDIFDFDYDAVVRDPEPAMRGLLEFCGLEPEAACLAGQAAEGAVRTASAWAVRQPLNDRSSGRWRNYAAHIPNAIAALDGY, via the coding sequence ATGACCCAGAACCCCGTCAGCACCGCATCCTTGCAGGCGCATGCCGACGCCTTGCTAGGCGCGGGCGATGTTGGGGGTGCAATCATGGCCTATCGCGCCCTGCTCGATCGGGTGCCCGCACGCGCCGACGCCTGGTACAATCTCGGCTATCTCCAACGTGTCCAGCGCGATTTTGCCGGTGCGCTCGACAGCTATTCACGCGCACTGGCCTGCGGGGTGTCGGGACCGGAAGCGGTTCATGTCAACCGCGCGGCCATCCTTGCCGAGCATTTCCACGACCCCGACGCCGCCGAGGTCGAACTGGGCAAGGCGATTGCCGCCAATCCGGCGTTCGTGCCCGCTTGGCTGAACCTGGGCCTGTCGGGAGAGGATCGCGGCGACGCGGCAGCGGCACGCTTGGCCTATGCCGAGGCCGCCCGGATCGATCCCGCATGCGGGCGCGCCCACGCCCGGCTTGCCGCACTCGACGTGATCGCCGGCGACGCGGCGTCGGCAGCAACACGGCTCGACGCGTTGCTGACGCGGCCATTGCCGCCGGCCGAGGCAGCCGAGATCGGGTTCGCACTCGGCCACGCGCGCGACGCGACGGGGGACTACGATGCAGCTTTCGCGGCATTCGTCCGGGCGAACCGCACCGCACAGGCGCTGGTCCCGCCACCATTGCGCTATGACCGGGTCGCACACGACCGGCTGATCGACGACCTGATCCGCGCGTTCCCGCACGGCCACCGCCACGCCGCGCCGCTGGGGGGCGATCCGCCGCTGTTCGTCTGCGGGATGTTCCGGTCGGGATCGACCTTGTGCGAACGTCTGCTCGCGCGGCACAGCCGGGTGACGGCGGGCGGCGAACTCGAGACGATCCCGGCGCTGGTCGCCGCGCGGCTCCAGCCCTATCCGGCGGCAGTCGCGGCGCTGCCCGATGCAATGCTCGACGAATTGCGGAGCGATGTGTTGCGCGACGTGCAGGCGCGCTTCCCGGCTGCCGACGTGCTGACCGACAAATTATGCGCCAATTTCCTCCACATCGGCCTGATCAAGACGCTGTTTCCGGACGCGAAAATTATCCACACTAGGCGTCATGCGCTCGACAATATCCTGTCGGTGTTCTTCCTCTATTTCGACGACAGCATTTCCTACGGTTTCGCGCTCGACGATGCGGTGCATTACTACAGGGGCTACCGGCGGCTGATGGATCACTGGCGTATGCTCTACGCCGACGACATTTTCGATTTCGATTATGACGCGGTGGTCCGCGATCCCGAACCGGCGATGCGCGGCCTGCTCGAATTTTGCGGACTCGAGCCTGAAGCGGCGTGCCTTGCGGGACAAGCCGCGGAAGGCGCGGTCCGCACGGCGAGCGCCTGGGCCGTTCGCCAGCCGCTCAACGACCGTTCGTCGGGGCGCTGGCGCAACTATGCCGCGCATATCCCGAATGCGATCGCCGCGCTCGACGGTTATTGA